The Usitatibacter rugosus genome segment TCATCGGCGGCCTCGTGGTGGCCATGTACCTGCCGATCTTCAAGCTGGGCGGCGCCGTCTGACGAGCCGCATGCCACCCCAAAGGCGCGGAATCGCTTCCGCGCCTTTTTCTTTTCCCCTTCCCTAGGCCGCGCCCGTGCTCGACGCCCTCCAGACTTCCCCCGCATGGCTGATCGGCGTATGCACGCTGCTGGGGCTGTGCGTGGGGTCGTTCCTGAACGTCGTGATCTACCGCCTGCCGCTGATGCTGCAGCGCGAGTGGGTTTCGGAGGCTCGCGAGATCGTGGCCGAGCTGGGCGAGGGCGTGTCGCGGCGCTTCCGCATCCGGCCGCCCGCCAAGGCGGCCAAGGCTTCGAGGGCGGGCCCGTGGAAGGCGAAGCGCTGGGCCGAAGGACGGGAAGGGGAGGCGCGCCTGAGCCTCATGTTCCCTCCTTCGCGCTGCCCGTCGTGCGGCAGCGGCATCACCGCGCTGCAGAACGTCCCGGTGGTGAGCTGGATCGTCCTGCGGGGCAAGTGCGCGAACTGCCGCGCGCCGATCAGCGCGCGCTATCCCATCGTCGAGCTCGCCGCCGGTTTGCTGGGAGGATTCCTCGCGTGGCGCTACGGCTACTCGCTCGCGCTCGCCGGAGCTCTGGTGTTCGCGTGGGCGCTGCTCGCGCTGTCCCTCATCGATTTCGACACGCAGTACTTGCCGGACGTCATCACGCTTCCGCTGCTCTGGCTGGGTCTCCTGGTGAACCTCGACTCCACCTTCGCCACCCCGCGCGCGGCCTTGCTGGGCGCGGTCGGGGGCTACCTCGTGCTGTGGTCGGTGTACTGGGCCTTCAAGCTGATCGCCAAGAAGGAAGGCATGGGCTATGGCGACTTCAAGCTGCTCGCCGCGATCGGCGCGTGGGTCGGCTGGCAGGTGCTGCCCTTCGTGATCCTCGTCTCCGCGGGCCTGGGATCGGTCATCGGAATCGCGGCCGTCGTGTTGAAGGGCAACTCGACCGATGCCCGCATGCCCTTCGGCCCGTATCTCGCGCTGGGCGGCATCCTCGCCCTGGTCTGGGGCCGCGTGGTCACCGTCTACTGGCTGGGCTACTGGCCGTCGTGAAGCTGTCCGTCGGCCTCACCGGGGGCATCGGGTCGGGCAAGTCCACGGTCGCGGAGCGCTTCGAGCGGCTCGGGGCGTCGCTGGTCGATGCCGACGAGATCTCGCGGGCGCTTACTGCGCCGGGCGGCGCGGCAATGCCGGCGCTGCGAGCGGCTTTCGGAAGGGGTCTTGTCGCGGCCGACGGCGCCCTGGACCGCCGGGCCATGCGCGAGCTCGCGTTCACCGATCCCGGAGCGCGCGCGCGGCTCGAAGCCATCCTCCATCCGCTGGTCCGCGCGGAATCGGATCGCGCGCGGGCCGGCGCAGGAGGACACTACGTGATGATGATCGTCCCCCTGCTCTTCGAAACCGGCGGCCAGGCGCGCGTGGACCGCACGCTCGTGGTCGATGCACCCGAGGAAACACAGGTCGAACGCGTCGTGCGCCGCTCGGCCCTCGCGCCGGAAGAGGTCCGGCAGGTGATGGCGGCCCAGTGGCCGCGCTGGCGCCGGCTGCAGGCGGCCGACGACGTGGTCTTCAACGGCGGGAGCGAGGGCGAGCTCGATGCCCAGTGCGAGCGATTGCACGCCCGATACGCCGAACTGGCACGAGAGAGAGCGTGATGCATTGTCAACAGCGGCGCGCATGGGACACAATGCGGCCACCTTCCCACGACGGGGACCGTACAGGACGGTCTTCGGCGAGCCCCTGGTGATCATCTACGAATATCCCCTCAACGAGCGCGTCCGCACGCTGCTCCGGCTGGAGGATCTCTACGCCCGGGTCGATCACTTCCTCGGGCTCGACGACCCGAACGACCACCACGCCGCGCTCACCGGCATCTTCGAGATCCTCGAGGTGGCGAGCCGCGCGGACCTGAAGAGCGACCTCCTGCAGGAGCTGGACCGCCAGCGCACCTTCCTCGACGCGCTTCGCAGCAACCCCGCGATCAGCGAGGACAAGCTGAACCAGGTGCTGGGCGACATCGAGACCGCCTTCTCCAACCTCCACGCGCTCTCGGGAAAGACCGGGCAGAGCCTGCGCGAGAACGAGTGGCTGATGGCGATCAAGCAGCGCGCCGGCATCCCCGGCGGCACCAGCGAGTTCGACCTGCCCTCGTACCACTACTGGCTGCAGCAGCCGCCCGAGGCGCGCCGCGGCCACCTCGCCGAGTGGATGAAGCCCATCAAGCCGGTCCACGCGGCGCTGTCGATCGTGCTGCGCGTGCTGCGGGAGAGCGGGCGCACCGTCTCGCTGATGGCCTACCAGGGCGTGTTCCAGCAGACGCCCGCCGACAAGCCGGCGCAGATGCTGCGCCTGGTTTTGGCCAACGACATCCCGTGCGTGCCCGAGATCAGCGCCAACAAGTACGCGCTCAACATCCGCTTCCTGCTGCCCGAGGTGGTGCAGAAGTCGCGCGTCTACGACCGCGACGTCGCCTTCGACCTCATCTTCTGCAACCTGTGACCACCGTCGCCTGCCCGACCTGCGGAGAGCCGTCCGCCTTCACCCCGGAGAACCGCTGGCGGCCGTTTTGCTCGGAACGTTGCCGCCTGGTCGACCTCGGAGCCTGGGCCACGGAGTCCTACCGCATCCCCGCCAAGCCGGACGAAAACGAGGACGAGGGCCCCTCCGGGGATTCGCGCGAGCCCGGTTGAAGGCGTCTTTTTTGCGAACGCCCCCGGGGTCGGCTAAAATGATGCGGTTTTCCGGCAGGGTCTTCCCTCTTGGATACCGCGGGTTC includes the following:
- a CDS encoding prepilin peptidase, with the translated sequence MLDALQTSPAWLIGVCTLLGLCVGSFLNVVIYRLPLMLQREWVSEAREIVAELGEGVSRRFRIRPPAKAAKASRAGPWKAKRWAEGREGEARLSLMFPPSRCPSCGSGITALQNVPVVSWIVLRGKCANCRAPISARYPIVELAAGLLGGFLAWRYGYSLALAGALVFAWALLALSLIDFDTQYLPDVITLPLLWLGLLVNLDSTFATPRAALLGAVGGYLVLWSVYWAFKLIAKKEGMGYGDFKLLAAIGAWVGWQVLPFVILVSAGLGSVIGIAAVVLKGNSTDARMPFGPYLALGGILALVWGRVVTVYWLGYWPS
- the coaE gene encoding dephospho-CoA kinase (Dephospho-CoA kinase (CoaE) performs the final step in coenzyme A biosynthesis.), coding for MKLSVGLTGGIGSGKSTVAERFERLGASLVDADEISRALTAPGGAAMPALRAAFGRGLVAADGALDRRAMRELAFTDPGARARLEAILHPLVRAESDRARAGAGGHYVMMIVPLLFETGGQARVDRTLVVDAPEETQVERVVRRSALAPEEVRQVMAAQWPRWRRLQAADDVVFNGGSEGELDAQCERLHARYAELARERA
- the zapD gene encoding cell division protein ZapD → MIIYEYPLNERVRTLLRLEDLYARVDHFLGLDDPNDHHAALTGIFEILEVASRADLKSDLLQELDRQRTFLDALRSNPAISEDKLNQVLGDIETAFSNLHALSGKTGQSLRENEWLMAIKQRAGIPGGTSEFDLPSYHYWLQQPPEARRGHLAEWMKPIKPVHAALSIVLRVLRESGRTVSLMAYQGVFQQTPADKPAQMLRLVLANDIPCVPEISANKYALNIRFLLPEVVQKSRVYDRDVAFDLIFCNL
- a CDS encoding DNA gyrase inhibitor YacG, which encodes MTTVACPTCGEPSAFTPENRWRPFCSERCRLVDLGAWATESYRIPAKPDENEDEGPSGDSREPG